A genome region from Glycine max cultivar Williams 82 chromosome 5, Glycine_max_v4.0, whole genome shotgun sequence includes the following:
- the LOC100796052 gene encoding uncharacterized protein has protein sequence MILSYFPKLFKIHAHSHKVLQHIVPLEKGNEKVPKINEEKELWSTLDVAVLQWIYATISHDLLHTILEPDATATKVWNRLRDIFQDNKNSWAVTLEQEFSCTNMEDFPNASTYCQWLKELSDQLKNVGTPMLNNCLVLQMMVGLTEAYNGVVTLIRQSDLLPPFYQAYSMITLEEVGLAKKVATGGSSVMVARDIDDSHSLSKNFHKNQNTHGDKKGQNHNNSGKNNDGNCGGVKSNDGDDCSGSHNSG, from the exons ATGATCCTTTCTTACTTCC CGAAACTATTCAAGATTCATGCACATTCTCACAAGGTCCTCCAACACATCGTCCCACTAGAGAAAGGCAATGAGAAGGTGCCTAAAATCAATGAAGAAAAGGAACTATGGTCGACCCTTGATGTTGCGGTCCTTCAATGGATCTATGCAACAATCTCACATGACCTGTTGCATACTATTCTTGAACCCGACGCAACGGCAACGAAGGTGTGGAATAGGTTGCGTGATATATTCCAAGACAATAAGAATTCTTGGGCTGTAACTCTCGAACAAGAATTCTCTTGTACCAACATGGAGGATTTCCCGAATGCCTCTACGTATTGTCAATGGCTCAAGGAATTGTCTGATCAACTTAAGAACGTAGGTACACCAATGTTGAACAACTGTCTTGTTCTTCAAATGATGGTCGGCCTCACCGAGGCTTACAATGGGGTTGTCACACTCATTCGCCAAAGCGATCTTCTTCCACCATTCTATCAAGCCTACTCTATGATCACCTTAGAAGAAGTTGGTCTTGCAAAGAAAGTTGCAACCGGTGGGAGTTCCGTCATGGTAGCTCGTGACATTGATGACTCTCACTCCCTTTCCAAAAATTTCCATAAAAATCAGAATACTCATGGTGATAAAAAGGGTCAAAACCACAACAATAGTGGCAAAAACAATGATGGCAATTGTGGTGGCGTCAAGAGCAATGATGGTGATGACTGCAGTGGCAGCCACAATAGTGGCTGA